The genomic stretch GGCAGCTGGAATACAAGTTAAAGGTTCTTGAACTGAAGCCTGCATCAAGTGTATCTGTCCTAGAGACAGATGTTGAAGTTGACATTGAGGGATCAGATTCGGTTTTGGACAACGAAGAGGACCAACATGTGCTTGTGCCTCTTGTAATTGGAAACATAGAATCCAGTGTTGTGGAAGAAGGAAAGTTCAGGTACTACAAATTTTCAGTTGAAGAAAATGTGAGTGAGAAAGTAGCTTCTGGGCGCGCAAATATCGAGGTTAAAATAGATACCGATGCGAGCGGTGGCGACACTGATATCTATGTTTCAAGACATCCTTTAGTATTCCCAACTCAGCACCGACATGAGTGGTCTTCCCATGAAATGGGATCGAAGGTTCTTATACTCAAACCACGGGATGCTACATTGGTCACTGGTGTTTACAGTATCGGAGTTTATGGTTTCAAAGGGACTTCCAAGTACCAGCTCTCTGTAGCTATCAAGGATGTTAATAGCCAAAGGATTGGTGAATATGCTAGTGCCTCAGGAAGTGTTGATGTTGATTCAGTGCTGTGTAAGAACTGTAAGCGCCATATAGCCAGCCGGTCTGCTCCTCTTCATGAGGCATACTGCATGAGACACAATGTCGCCTGCCCGCATGATGGATGTGGAGTTGTTCTCCGGAAGGAAGAAGCAGCAGATCATGTGCACTGCAACAAGTGTGGGCGAGCTTGCCAGCAGAGAGAAATGGAGAAGCATATGAAAGTCTTCCATGAACCGTTGCAGTGCCCCTGTGGGGTGGTCCTGGAGAAGGAAGATATGGTATGTCCTCCCTTCTCTCTTCGTGGTTTAGGGGCACACTGCCTACTCAGTTTCTAAAAGGATTCTTTCTTTCATGTAGGACTAAATCCTGTTGTCTAATTTTCAGGTTCAGCACCAATCCTCGACCTGCCCCCTGCGATTGATTGTGTGCCGCTTCTGTGGTGACACAGTCCATGCTGGTGGAGAGCCTGCTGATGTTCGTGACCGGTTGCGAAACATGTCTGAGCATGAGAGTATCTGCGGATCCAGGACAGCACCATGTGACTCCTGTGGACGGTCGGTCATGCTGAAGGAGATGGACATTCATCTTATTGCTGTGCACCAGAAGAGCTGATCACCTACTTGGCACTGGGCTGATCTGAGGCTCACTGCAGGTCATTGGTCAATAGAAGCTGTGCAGTTCAACGTGTGGCAAATTCCAGCTCTGGCCTTGTTTGGACGTAGTCGGATTTAcaccaatccacatgtgttggggtggattgaagtggaacttgaactaaatttcacCTCCATTCACCCCAACccaagtggattgaggtgaatccggtaacatccaaacaaagcctcTGTTGGATTGAAAACCACACCCCTTGGGACTAGaaactcaatgtgaattgtCATTTGTGGTGTTCCATGGGATTAAACATACCGGTGTTGGTGTGATGTCTGTATTTTATCTCTCTGTATTATCTGTAAATCTTCTTTTA from Sorghum bicolor cultivar BTx623 chromosome 3, Sorghum_bicolor_NCBIv3, whole genome shotgun sequence encodes the following:
- the LOC8075447 gene encoding uncharacterized protein LOC8075447, producing MDFELRQAREKLEREQRERMQRAKAKAERERRAKAEAARRREALEASHRERRLDAARAQEEADQKMEEVMQLGKGVSFSHMFEALRYDGPGDKIKLPPSSFKELSDEGALDKGPMYFRLSKVRDTVPGTSMEQDAEATCCGVLEFTAREGSAELPLHVWNNLFRSDTPEVPLIEVKYISLPKGTYAKLKPEGAGFSDLPNHRAVLETALRNHATLSENDTVVVNYGQLEYKLKVLELKPASSVSVLETDVEVDIEGSDSVLDNEEDQHVLVPLVIGNIESSVVEEGKFRYYKFSVEENVSEKVASGRANIEVKIDTDASGGDTDIYVSRHPLVFPTQHRHEWSSHEMGSKVLILKPRDATLVTGVYSIGVYGFKGTSKYQLSVAIKDVNSQRIGEYASASGSVDVDSVLCKNCKRHIASRSAPLHEAYCMRHNVACPHDGCGVVLRKEEAADHVHCNKCGRACQQREMEKHMKVFHEPLQCPCGVVLEKEDMVQHQSSTCPLRLIVCRFCGDTVHAGGEPADVRDRLRNMSEHESICGSRTAPCDSCGRSVMLKEMDIHLIAVHQKS